In Limnobaculum parvum, one DNA window encodes the following:
- the pbpC gene encoding peptidoglycan glycosyltransferase PbpC (penicillin-binding protein 1C), whose product MRSLFSRWFTFRFWRRLAIVVVVLVAVTASGLWLANKIWPLPAPDVQVAKVVVAEDGSPLWRFADADGVWRYSVSLDEVSPYYLQALLTYEDRWFYSHPGINPLAIMRALWQNLTNQRIVSGGSTLSMQVARLIEPHDKTFLGKLRQVFRTLQLEWHYTKDQILTIYINRAPYGGTLQGIGAASWAYLDKPPSELTRSEAALLAVLPQAPSRLRPDRYPERAQAARDKVLDRLEEYGIWDKEKIADIKQESVWLAERQAPQLAPLLSRRLLAESSSDVIHTTIDASLQRRLEDMVMGWKSQLPPSTSMGILVVDHADMSVKAYIGSADLNDRSRFGHVDMITAWRSPGSTLKPFAYAMALDDGLIHAESLLQDVPRQFGDYRPGNFDTGFSGPVSASDALVRSLNLPAVQVLEAYGPKRFTGNMRNAGIILRFPLNSDPNLSLILGGTGMRMDQLVSGYSAFVRQGNVAALRYRPEDPLVERPLVSPGAAWIVRRIMAGEGRPVPDSQISDITPLAWKTGTSYGYRDAWTIGMNGGYLIGIWVGRPDGTPVAGQFGYATAVPILHQINHLLINRNSQLAKNWPKDPRPNSVSRAVICWPQGQSLETGDTNCRQRRQAWILDGTIPPTLSSIGQDTGIGGWLNLSVNAEGKRVAPDCSGAISRRIALWPVALETWLPPSERRASRLPERDTECPPISYDVSPPLLILGLKDGAILKRIPGTQSLDLRLDTQGGRGKRWWFINGESLMETEEDKPMIHTLTNSGKYQISVLDESGQVSSVGFVLE is encoded by the coding sequence TTGCGTAGTTTATTTTCCCGATGGTTCACATTTCGTTTTTGGCGTAGGCTGGCGATTGTTGTGGTGGTGTTGGTTGCCGTTACGGCGTCGGGGCTGTGGCTGGCGAATAAGATTTGGCCTTTACCGGCGCCGGATGTGCAAGTGGCGAAGGTGGTGGTGGCGGAGGATGGTTCCCCGCTGTGGCGGTTTGCCGATGCGGATGGGGTATGGCGTTATTCGGTTTCGCTGGATGAAGTGTCTCCTTATTATTTACAAGCCTTGTTGACCTACGAAGATCGCTGGTTTTATTCTCATCCGGGAATTAACCCCTTGGCTATTATGCGAGCTTTGTGGCAGAACTTGACTAATCAGCGCATTGTCTCCGGTGGTAGTACCCTTTCAATGCAGGTGGCTCGCCTGATTGAACCTCATGATAAAACTTTCCTTGGTAAGCTGCGGCAGGTGTTTCGTACTCTGCAACTGGAGTGGCATTACACCAAAGATCAGATACTGACGATTTATATCAACCGAGCCCCTTATGGCGGTACTCTACAGGGCATTGGTGCTGCAAGCTGGGCTTATCTGGATAAACCACCTTCAGAGCTTACCCGCTCAGAAGCGGCGCTATTAGCCGTATTGCCTCAGGCTCCCAGCCGTTTACGGCCCGACCGTTATCCTGAGCGAGCACAGGCCGCTAGAGATAAAGTCCTCGATCGTCTCGAAGAGTATGGAATTTGGGATAAAGAAAAAATAGCCGATATAAAACAAGAGAGCGTTTGGTTGGCTGAGCGCCAGGCCCCGCAGTTGGCACCGTTGCTTTCACGACGTTTGCTGGCAGAAAGCAGTTCCGATGTCATTCATACCACCATTGACGCCTCGCTACAGCGGCGTCTCGAAGATATGGTCATGGGCTGGAAGAGTCAGTTACCTCCCAGTACCTCCATGGGTATTCTCGTCGTTGACCATGCGGATATGTCGGTAAAAGCCTATATTGGCTCAGCGGATCTCAACGATCGCAGTCGATTTGGTCATGTGGATATGATTACCGCATGGCGTTCTCCTGGTTCCACCTTGAAGCCTTTTGCTTATGCGATGGCGTTAGATGACGGTCTGATTCATGCGGAATCGCTGTTGCAGGACGTACCGCGTCAGTTTGGTGATTATCGCCCCGGAAATTTTGACACCGGATTTAGTGGCCCAGTCAGCGCTTCCGACGCGCTGGTTCGCTCACTAAACCTGCCGGCGGTTCAGGTTCTGGAAGCTTATGGCCCCAAACGATTTACCGGAAATATGCGTAATGCCGGTATTATTTTGCGTTTCCCGCTTAACAGCGATCCTAATCTATCTCTGATTCTGGGCGGAACCGGTATGCGGATGGATCAGTTGGTTAGCGGTTACAGTGCGTTTGTGCGACAGGGCAATGTTGCAGCATTACGCTATCGACCGGAAGATCCTCTGGTGGAGCGCCCGTTAGTCTCCCCCGGTGCAGCGTGGATTGTTCGCAGAATTATGGCTGGCGAAGGTCGGCCGGTTCCCGATAGTCAGATTTCAGATATTACGCCATTGGCATGGAAAACCGGTACCAGTTATGGCTACCGCGATGCCTGGACTATTGGCATGAACGGCGGTTATCTAATCGGTATTTGGGTTGGGCGTCCGGATGGTACTCCGGTAGCCGGTCAGTTTGGTTATGCCACCGCGGTACCGATTTTGCATCAAATTAACCATCTGCTGATAAATCGTAATAGTCAATTAGCCAAAAATTGGCCAAAGGATCCGCGTCCAAACTCTGTCAGTCGTGCGGTCATTTGCTGGCCTCAGGGACAAAGTTTGGAGACTGGTGATACCAACTGTCGCCAGCGTCGTCAGGCATGGATTCTGGATGGCACTATACCGCCGACGCTATCGTCTATTGGGCAGGATACGGGTATTGGTGGCTGGTTGAACCTTTCGGTTAACGCCGAAGGGAAACGTGTTGCTCCGGACTGTAGTGGCGCAATATCACGTCGAATTGCTTTGTGGCCGGTTGCATTGGAAACCTGGTTACCGCCGTCTGAGCGCCGGGCCAGCCGTCTACCTGAACGTGATACTGAGTGCCCACCTATCAGTTACGATGTCAGCCCGCCATTGTTGATTCTAGGATTAAAAGACGGGGCGATTCTTAAAC